TCGTTATTGGAATCCTAAAATGAAGCCTTTTATTTTTGGTTCTCGTAATCGAGTACATATTATTAATTTGGAAAGAACTTTACCAATGTTTCAATCTGCTTTAATAGAACTAAAAAAAATTCATGTTCGTAAAGGAAAAATATTATTTGTAGGAACTAAAAAACCTGCTAGCAAAATGATTAAACAGTCTGCAATATTTTGTAATCAATTTTATGTTAATAAAAGATGGCTTGGAGGTATGTTAACAAACTGGAAAACTGTCTGTCAATCTATTATTCGATTAAGAGAATTAGAAGTACAAATGAAAGATGGAACTTTATCAAAATTGACAAAAAAAGAAGGTTTAATTAGATCAAGAGAATTATTAAAGTTAGAAAATAGTTTAGGTGGTATTAAAAATATGCATGGATTACCTGATGTTTTATTTATTATAGATGCAAAGCATGAAAAAATTGCTATCCAAGAAGCAAATACTTTAGGTATTCCAGTATTCTCAATAGTAGATACTAATGCAAGTCCTGATGGTATAGATTTTATAATTCCAGGTAATGATGATGCTATTCGTGCAATTAATTTGTATTTAAAAACTATTGTAAATTATATATCTAGTGATATTGAGGATATTGTTTTTCAATCTAATAAATAATTTTTATATTATAATATTTGAAGTAAATTATTTTTTTGCCCTTTTAAATAGGTATAATTTGATAAGGAAAAAATATAGTGCATATTAATAAAGAGCTTATTAAAAAATTACGTTTAAAATCTGGTATTGGAATTTTAGATTGTAAAAAAGCATTGATAGATTCTGATGGTAATTTTGATAAAGCTATTGTTATATTAAAAAAAAGAGGATATGTAAAAGCAGAAAATAAAATTAAAAATTCTACTCTTAGAGGGATCATTGCAACACATGTATTAGAACAATATTCTTGTATTTTGGAATTAAATTGTGAAACTGATTTTGTTGAACAACATGCGAATTTTGTTCAATTTGCTCAAAAAATATTATATACAATACATAAAGAAAAAATTTATCATCTGAATTTATTAAATGATTTTTTTAAAAAAGAAAGATTATCTTTAATTGCTCAGTTTGGTGAAAATATTGTTATTCGTAGATTTTCGATATTAAATGGAGAGTTCCTTTTTTCGTACATACATAGAAATAAAATCGGTGTTTTATTAAGTTCTGAATCTTATAATACCTTAGTAATGAAAAAGATATCAATGCATATTATTGCAAATAATCCTGATTATTTAAAACGTGAGAGTATTCCAAATGCAATCCTTGAACGAGAAAAAGAAATACAAGTAGATATTGCTATGAAATCAGGAAAACCAGAATTTATTGCACAAAAGATCGTTAGTGGAAGAATAGAAAAATTTATTCAAAATATTTGTTTGTTAGAACAATCATGTGTTTTTGATACTGATATTGTTATGAAAGATTTTCTATTGCAAAATAATTTTAAGATTGTACAATTTATACGTTTTGAATTAGGTGAAGAAATATAAAATATTTTTTAAAATACATGTTATAATGCTTATATATTTTATAATCATGATTGCAAACTGTATGAAATTTATATATAAACGTATTTTACTCAAAATGAGCGGAGAAGTAATAAAAGGGGTTGATAAAGTTAATTTTAAAAACTGTTTAATTTATAATATTGTGAAAGAAATACGATTTTTAGTTAAAAATGGTATTGAAATTAGTTTAGTAATTGGTGGTGGTAATTTATTTCGAGGATCTTTTTTATCAAAATTAGGTATAAATAGGGTTTCTTCTGATTATATAGGTATGTTATCTACAATAATTAATGGTTTATTTCTTAAGGATATTTTTGAACGATATAATATTCCTGTATGTTTAATGTCTTCTATTACTATAGATAATGTATGTAAAAAATATAATTTAGAAAAAGCTATGAAATTATTATCTAATTCAGTAGTGATAATTTTTTGTGGTGGTATGGGTAATCCCTTTTTTACCACAGATTCTGCTGCATGTGTAAGAGCTATTGAAACTAACTCGGATATTATCTTCAAAGGTACTAAAGTGAATGGAATATATTCTCAAGATCCCAATAAATATCCTGATGCTTTTTTTTATAAAAAATTAAATTACCAAGATGTTTTACAAAAAGAATTTAAAGTGATGGATTTAACAGCTTTTATTTTAGCAAGAGATTATAATATTCCTGTTCATATTTTTAATATTTATCATAATAATATTCTTTCTCGTATCTTACAAGGTAACACAGAAGGAACTTTAATTACTAGTTGATGAGATATTTATACTGATAGTTTTTACAATTTTTTAATTATTTATGTAGAGAATATATATGAATACTATTTTAATACAGGATTTGAAGGTTCGTATGGAAAAATCCTTACAATCTTTTCAAAACATCATTTATAGTTTTCGAACTGGAAGGGCATCTCCCAATTTATTAGATAATATTGCAATAGATTATTTTGGTAAAAAAATGCCATTAAAAAAAATATCTAATATAACTGTTGAAAATTCTAATACTTTAAAGATTAGCGTATTTGATTATTCTATTATTCGTGATATCGAAAATTCCATTTTGAATTCCAAATTAGAAATTTCGCCACTAGTACAAGGTAATATAATTAAAATTATTTTACCTTCTTTAACAGAAGATAGAAGAAAAAATTTGTTTAAATTAGTACGTTCTGAAGCTGAAAAAACACGTGTTAATATGCGTAATATTCGACGTAATGCAAATGAAAGATTAAAAAAATATATTAAAGAAAAAACTATTAATAATGATACAGAGCATAGTATGCAACATACAATACAAAAAATAACAGATGATTACATTAAAAAGATCAATGATATACTTTTACATAAAGAAAAAGAAATTATGCAATTTTAATTTTGAATAATTTATAAAAATTTTTTATTTTATATCATTTGGGTAAAATATTACTTAGTGTTTTTATAGTTATTGTAATTGTGAGTAATTTTTGTAATTAATATTGTTAATGTTCATTATTTTAGATTTGAGATATATAATATATATGTTAATCATACGGTGTATTTTATTACTTTTTTTTCTTTTTTATAGCAACATTTGTTTTGCTAGTACAGACATATATATTAAAAAAATAAATATTCTAGGTTTACATCATATGTCTCAATTACATATTTTAGATGATTGCAAGATTTATTATGGACATTTAGTGGCTTATGATAGTATTAAAAAAAATATCTTAAAATTATATAAAACTGGTTTTTTTAATCATATTACTCTTTTACAAAAAAGAAACAAAATAATTATTTTATTTGAAGAAAAATATATTCTGAAAAATATTACTATTATTGGAAATAGAAAATTTAAAAAAAAAATTATATTAGATACTTTAAGATCTTTTGGTATTAGAAATGATAATTTTACAGAAAAAAAAAAATTATTTAAATTACAAAATATAATTAAAAAATTATATAATAATATTGAAATGTATAATACAAAAATTAATATTCATTTTTGTTTTATAAAAAAAAAATACATTTTTTTAAAAATCAATATTATTGAAGGAAGAAAATTTTTATTTCGAGATATTAATGTTTCTGGAAATAAATTTTTTTCTTATAAAAAAATTATTTCTTTTTTAAATTTTTATCCAGATTTATTTCAAAAATTTATTTTTCATCATAAAAAATATAATAATGTAAATTTTAAAAAACATTTAATATATTTAAAAAATTTATATTATACAAATGGATATATTAGTTTTTTAGTAAAAAATATTCAGTTTTCCATTTTGAAACATAAAAAATATTTTTTAATATTTTTAAATATATTTGAAGGTTTACAGTATACACTTTCTTCTATAGTTCTTGATGGTAATTTTGGTAGATACCAAATAGATATTCAAAAAATCATCCATAATTCGAATTTACACCAAAAATACGATGTAAATCAAATACTATTATTGCAAAAGAAAATAGAAAATTTTTTTGAAAATATAGGTTTTTTACAATGTAAAATTTTTTTAAAACCATTAATATTAAATATTAATAGTAGAAAAATTATTTTACATATTTATATTGATCTACAAAATAGATTTTTAATTAAAAAAATTGTGATCAATGGTAATAAAATAATTCACAATATAGATTTACATGGTGCTATGAAAAAAATTTTCGTTGGATCGTATGTAAATTTAAATATCATACAAGAAAGTAAAAAAAATATACGAAAAATAAATTACATTGATAATGTAGATATTAAAATTATTAAAGATGATATAATTGGTAGTGATGTAAAGATTATCTATACTATTCGTGAAAAAAATCCAAATACTTTAAATATAAATTGTGGATATAGTACATTTAGTGGTTTAAATATACGTTTTCAATTAGATCATGATTATTGGATGGGATACAATATAAAATCTGTAATGCATATTATCCATAATAATTATCATAATTATATTGATTTATTATACAAATACCAAGTTTTTTTACATAATGTTATTTTTAGTAATCGAATTTTCTATAATTATGTACAAAATAATATAAAAAATATTTTATTTTATAAAAACAAAAATTATGGATTAGAAGAAAATATAAAATGCACTTTTTCGGAATATCAACATGTAAAATTAATTTTTGGATATATTGTAAATAATATTTTAAATTTGAACAATGAGATTACATTATGGAAACATATTAAATTTCTCGAAAATAATATTCATGATTGTATTTTAGATTATAAAAAAAATTCGAACATTATGATTACATATATATGGAAATATAATAGTATTTTAGAAACTAATTTTCCTGATGCAGGAGTAAAATCGGTTCTTAATGTAAAATTTTCTTTACCTGGTGGATTTAATAATTTTTACAAAATATCATTTTCTTTTGAAAAATATTTATCTCTTTTAAAATCGTTTAAGTATGTTTTACACACTTTTTTGAATATGGGTTTTGGAAGTAATTTTCATAGAAACGATTTTCCTTTTTATGAAAATTTTTCTTTTCATGAAAATAATAATGTTCGTGGTTTTATGAATAATAGTATTGGTCCACGATGTATTAATTATAATGGTATGAATATAAATAAAAAATCTATAATCTTAGAATCTAATTCTTTGAAATCTAATTATTCTATTGGAGGGAATATTTTTATTCTCAGTAAATTAGATTTAATAATACCGAATTTTTTTCTTTTAAATAAATATTATGACCATTATTTTGAAACCTCTTTATTTTTAGATTTTGGAAATTTATGGGATACCTTTTGGAAAAATACTATACGAAATGTATCTTATAAGATACATAATTATAATAATCCATATAATATGAATATTTCTACAGGTGTTCAAATAAAATGGATATCTCCTGTTGGACCAATCTCTTTATCTTATTCTTTTCCAGTATTATATACGAATAAAAATTCTTTAGAACCTTTACAATTTAATATGAATTATCATTGGTAGTATATTGTTAATAAAATATAAGGTTAATTTGTTTTGAAAAGACCATTTTTAAATTTTAATTTGCATAGTATTTTAAATTTAATACCTCATAGATACCCTTTTTTATTAATTGATAGAATTCTGTCTTATAAAAATCAAAATAGTATTCGAGTTTTAAAAAATATCAGTCTCAATGATCCATTATTACAAGGTCATTTTCCGTCAAAATTTATTTTCCCTGGAGTATTAACCATAGAATCTATATCACAATCTGCAATAGCTTTATCATTGTTAAATCACCCAGAACATAATCATGCTCATGGTATTTATTGTATTATCGGTATTGAAAAAACAAGATTTAAAAAATTTATTATACCTGGTGATCAATTGATAATTACAGTCACAATCAAAAAAGAATATAAAAATTTATTTTTTTTTAAAGGTTATGTTCATGTGAATAATGATCTTGTTTGTTATACAAATATTATATGTAAGTATGTTGTAAATATATTATAAATTTAGTGCACGATATTATTATGAATATTTTGAAAGAATTTTAAATATGATGCAACCAAATTTTATACATTTATCTATTCGTAGTGATTATTCTATTATTAGTGGTTTAAATAAACCAAAAGCATTGATTAAACAATCTTATTTATATAACATGCCAGCATTAGGTATAACTGATTATGGAAATTTGTATGGAGTAATTAAATTTTATAAATATTCTATGAAATTTGGAATTAAACCAATTTTTGGAATAAAAATTAAAGTACAATTTTTATTTTCTACTTTTTTAAGTGAAATTAATATTTTAGCAACTAACGATATTGGATATAAAAATTTAATAATATTAGTTTCAAAAGCTCGTACGAAAAAAAATGATACATTTTTTTTAAAAGATGATATTGTAATTACTCAAGATTGTTTAGTAAAATATAGAACAGGTCTTATTATTCTTTCTGGTGGTTTTAATGGTGATTTTGGAAAAAATATTATTTATAAAAACTATGAAATTATTGATCATTTTATATCTTTTTATAATCAATATTTTAAGAATTCGTATTATTTTGAAATTCATAGAACAAGTAGAATGTATGAAGAAATATATATACAATATGTTATCAAGCTATCTAAAATTTATAAAATTCCTATCGTTGCCACTAATGATGTTTGTTTTATAAATAAAAAAGATTTTTATGTTCATAAAATTAAAGTATCCATTTATCAAGGTGTTTCAATTAATTCTGAAAAGTTTTATTATCAATATAGTCAAGAGCAGTATTTTAAAACTGAAAAAGAGATGTTAGATTTATTTTTTGATATTCCATCAGCTTTAAAAAATACTATAGAAATTGCAAAACGTTGTAATATTAGTATATCTACAGGAAATTACTTTATTCCAAAATTTTGTACAAATTCTATAGATATAAAAGATTTTTTAATTACTAAAAGTGTTCAAGGAATGCAAATTCGTTTGAAAGAATTATATCAAAATCCTCAAGAGAGAAAAAAAATTTATAAAAAATATCAAGAAAGGTTATCTTTAGAATTAAATATTATTAATAAAATGAATTTTCCGAGTTATTTTTTAATTGTAATGGAATTTATTCAATGGGCTAAAAAAAATGATATTCCTGTTGGTCCGGGAAGAGGTTCTGGAGCTGGTTCTTTGGTAGCTTATTCTTTAGGAATTACAGAATTAGATCCTTTATCTTTTGATTTATTGTTTGAACGATTCTTAAATCCAGATAGAACATCTATGCCGGATTTTGACATTGATTTTTGCATGGAAAAAAGAGATTTAGTTATTGAGCATGTTGCGAGTGTTTATGGAAAAGATAAAGTATCTCAAATTATTACTTTTGGAACTATGTCTGCTAGATCTGTGATTAGAGATGTTGGAAGATCCTTAGGATATCCATATGGTTTTGTGAACAAAATTTCTCAATTAATACCATTAGATATTGGTATTACATTAGAAAAATCTTTATCGAAAGAATTTGATTTGATTAAATTATATAAAAAAGATGTAGAGGTAAAAAAAATTATTGATATATCTAAAAAATTAGAAGGTGTGATTAGAAATACAGGGAAACATGCTGGAGGTATTGTCATTGCTCCAAATAAATTAACTAATTTTACACCTTTACAACGCGATGATAATGATATTTTTGTTACGCAATTCGATAAAAATGATATTGACTATGTTGGATTATTAAAATTTGATTTTTTAGGATTACGAACATTAACAATTATTCATTCATCTTTAAACATGATTAATAAGTATTTGCATCGCAATAATCAAAAAAGGATTTTTTTAAATCAAATACCATTCAATGATACCAAAAGTTTTACTTTGTTAAAGACTGCGAAAACTATTGCAGTATTTCAATTAGAATCTGAAGGGATGAGAGATTTAATTTTACGTTTGCAACCGGATTGTTTTGAAGATATTATTGCTTTAATCGCTCTTTTTAGACCGGGCCCTTTGCAATCAGGTATGGTAGATAATTTTATTAATCGTAAACATGGTAAAGAAATTATCTCTTATCCTGATCCAAAATGGCAGCATATATCTTTAAAACCTATTTTAGAATCTACATATGGTATTATTTTATATCAAGAACAAGTAATGAAAATTGCACAAGTATTATCTGGTTATACATTATCTAAAGCAGATATTTTGCAACGTGCAATGTCTAAAAAAAATTTCAAAGAAATGTCTAAACAACGTACATTTTTTCAAAATTCTGCTAAAAAAAAAGGTATTTCTACAGTATTATCAAGTAAAATTTTTGATTTATTGGAAAAGTTTTCGGGTTATGGGTTTAATAAATCACATTCTGTTGCTTATGCATTAATATCATATCAAACATTGTGGATGAAAGCAAATTATCCAGAAGAATTTCTTGCTGCTGTTATGAATTCTGATATTGATAATACTGATAAAATTAAAGTTTTAATTAAAGAATGTTTAGATATGAAAATTATTATTGTTCCTCCTAATATTAATATTAGTCATTATTCTTTTAGGGTGAATATTAATAGAGAAATTATTTACGGTTTAGGAGCTATCAAAGGTTTAGGAAAATCTGTTATAAGTACTATTATAAAAATTAAAAAAAAAATAAAAAAATTTAGTAGTTTATTTGAATTTTGTATGCATATTCCTCCTAAATATATTAATAAACGTGTTTTAGAAAAACTGATTTATTCAGGATCTTTTGATTCTTTCAATATCCCAAGGTCATTTTTAATATCTTTAATTCCTAAAGCAATTAAATTATCTATTCAATATTTACAATCAAAAAATATTTCTCAATTAATTTTGTTACAGCCAATAGAATATGAAAAAACTTTTTTATATAATCAATTAAAAGATTATTCTTACTCTACATTTTTAAGTATGGAAATTTTAAATCATGAAAAAGATGTTTTAGGGTTTTATTTGACTCGGAATCCTCTTGAAGAATATTTAAATGAATTGAAAAATTATACGAATGGAATCAGAATTAAAAATATTGATATATATCAAAAGTCTAAATTAATAAATATTTTTGGAATTGTATCCTCCATACATTATAAAATGACTAAAAACAATCAAAAAATATTATTTTTACAATTAATAGATGGAATATATCATATTGAAGTAACGATTTTTCATAAATTAATTATTTTAAATAAAAATATTTTGATCAAGGATAATATATTAATTGTTTCTGGACATGCAATTTTAAATAAATTTAATAAAAAATTAAAATTTATTGCACATGGTATTACAGATATTCATACTTCGCGTAATAAATACATAAAAAAAATCATTTTATTCATTAAAGATAAATTGAATTATAAAAAAATTTTTAATGATATTAAAAATATTATTTATCCATTTTTAGGTGGTAAAATTGAATTATATGTTTGTTATAAAAAAAAAAATATAAATTATAAATTTCAGTTACATAATCGATGGAATATTTATTTGGATCAAAAGGTGATAAATAGATTAAAGAATTTATTAGGTCCAGAGTATGTATTATTAAAATGTTAAATATTATTCACTTTTTATATTTTTTAATTTTTGTATTATAATATTAATAATATTGTTCATATTGATAATTTTTTTTTTGTATAAATATTTTCTTTCTTGATATTCGACAGTGTTATTATTAATTGTATTTTGATTAATAATAATAATATTTGGAATTCCTAATAAATTTGCATCATTAAATAGAATTCCTATTCTTTCTTCTCTATCTTCTAGTAGTACTTCAAGATTATATTGTCTACATTGTTTATACAAAGATTCTGATATTTTTTTTATTTTTTTGCATTGATGGAAATTGATGGGTATAATTAATACTTCAAAAGGAGCAATATTACTTGGCCATATGATACCCTTGTGATCGTGATTTTGTTCAATAATTGCTGATACTAATCTTGTGATACCAATTCCGTAGCATCCCATATGTATAAATTTTTGTTCTCCATGAATATTATTTATTTTTGTATTACTATCCCTAGAATATTTTTGTCCGATTTGAAAAATATGACCTATTTCAATACAATGTGCTATTTTTTTTGTATTATAAGAATTTTTAGTATCAATAATACTGTATATTTGAGAGTATTGAAAATTTTGACTAAGTATTATATTAGTAAAAAAGATATTATTAATAATAACCATTGGGATAATTTCTTTTAAATATACTACATTGGGATCTGTAATCAATGGTATTATTAGGTTAATACTATTATTGTTATTAATTATTTTTTTTATTTCTGTACTATTTGCAAAAAAAATTTTTTTTTTGTTTAAATGAAATATATTAATTTTATTGATTTTTTTAATATTTAACGTATTTTCTCCTTTAATTATAAGTCCTATAAACTGATATTTCTTTCTAAGTAATATTTTTATAATAAAAATTTTTATAATTTTTTTTTTCATTGTATAAAATATTTTTTGTAATTCTTTTTCATTTTTATTATAAAGAATATTTTCTGATATATAATGTTGTACATTTCTTACATATTTAATATTTTCAGCATATATACAAAAATTATTTTTACATTTTATTTTATTATTATGAATAATAATTTGATCTTCTCCATTTTTGGATAGTGATTGAAATTCATGTGAATATTTTCCACCCATAATACCAGATTCTGCTTTTACTGGATAAAATATTAAATTCATTTTTTTAAAAATATTTATATATGTTTGATACATTTGAAAATATGTATTGTTGAGAGAATTAATATTTTCATGAAAGGAATATGCATCTTTCATAATAAATTCACGTGCTCGTATAGTTCCTGATCTTGGTCTT
The sequence above is drawn from the Buchnera aphidicola (Myzocallis carpini) genome and encodes:
- the dnaE gene encoding DNA polymerase III subunit alpha — encoded protein: MMQPNFIHLSIRSDYSIISGLNKPKALIKQSYLYNMPALGITDYGNLYGVIKFYKYSMKFGIKPIFGIKIKVQFLFSTFLSEINILATNDIGYKNLIILVSKARTKKNDTFFLKDDIVITQDCLVKYRTGLIILSGGFNGDFGKNIIYKNYEIIDHFISFYNQYFKNSYYFEIHRTSRMYEEIYIQYVIKLSKIYKIPIVATNDVCFINKKDFYVHKIKVSIYQGVSINSEKFYYQYSQEQYFKTEKEMLDLFFDIPSALKNTIEIAKRCNISISTGNYFIPKFCTNSIDIKDFLITKSVQGMQIRLKELYQNPQERKKIYKKYQERLSLELNIINKMNFPSYFLIVMEFIQWAKKNDIPVGPGRGSGAGSLVAYSLGITELDPLSFDLLFERFLNPDRTSMPDFDIDFCMEKRDLVIEHVASVYGKDKVSQIITFGTMSARSVIRDVGRSLGYPYGFVNKISQLIPLDIGITLEKSLSKEFDLIKLYKKDVEVKKIIDISKKLEGVIRNTGKHAGGIVIAPNKLTNFTPLQRDDNDIFVTQFDKNDIDYVGLLKFDFLGLRTLTIIHSSLNMINKYLHRNNQKRIFLNQIPFNDTKSFTLLKTAKTIAVFQLESEGMRDLILRLQPDCFEDIIALIALFRPGPLQSGMVDNFINRKHGKEIISYPDPKWQHISLKPILESTYGIILYQEQVMKIAQVLSGYTLSKADILQRAMSKKNFKEMSKQRTFFQNSAKKKGISTVLSSKIFDLLEKFSGYGFNKSHSVAYALISYQTLWMKANYPEEFLAAVMNSDIDNTDKIKVLIKECLDMKIIIVPPNINISHYSFRVNINREIIYGLGAIKGLGKSVISTIIKIKKKIKKFSSLFEFCMHIPPKYINKRVLEKLIYSGSFDSFNIPRSFLISLIPKAIKLSIQYLQSKNISQLILLQPIEYEKTFLYNQLKDYSYSTFLSMEILNHEKDVLGFYLTRNPLEEYLNELKNYTNGIRIKNIDIYQKSKLINIFGIVSSIHYKMTKNNQKILFLQLIDGIYHIEVTIFHKLIILNKNILIKDNILIVSGHAILNKFNKKLKFIAHGITDIHTSRNKYIKKIILFIKDKLNYKKIFNDIKNIIYPFLGGKIELYVCYKKKNINYKFQLHNRWNIYLDQKVINRLKNLLGPEYVLLKC
- the bamA gene encoding outer membrane protein assembly factor BamA; translated protein: MLIIRCILLLFFLFYSNICFASTDIYIKKINILGLHHMSQLHILDDCKIYYGHLVAYDSIKKNILKLYKTGFFNHITLLQKRNKIIILFEEKYILKNITIIGNRKFKKKIILDTLRSFGIRNDNFTEKKKLFKLQNIIKKLYNNIEMYNTKINIHFCFIKKKYIFLKINIIEGRKFLFRDINVSGNKFFSYKKIISFLNFYPDLFQKFIFHHKKYNNVNFKKHLIYLKNLYYTNGYISFLVKNIQFSILKHKKYFLIFLNIFEGLQYTLSSIVLDGNFGRYQIDIQKIIHNSNLHQKYDVNQILLLQKKIENFFENIGFLQCKIFLKPLILNINSRKIILHIYIDLQNRFLIKKIVINGNKIIHNIDLHGAMKKIFVGSYVNLNIIQESKKNIRKINYIDNVDIKIIKDDIIGSDVKIIYTIREKNPNTLNINCGYSTFSGLNIRFQLDHDYWMGYNIKSVMHIIHNNYHNYIDLLYKYQVFLHNVIFSNRIFYNYVQNNIKNILFYKNKNYGLEENIKCTFSEYQHVKLIFGYIVNNILNLNNEITLWKHIKFLENNIHDCILDYKKNSNIMITYIWKYNSILETNFPDAGVKSVLNVKFSLPGGFNNFYKISFSFEKYLSLLKSFKYVLHTFLNMGFGSNFHRNDFPFYENFSFHENNNVRGFMNNSIGPRCINYNGMNINKKSIILESNSLKSNYSIGGNIFILSKLDLIIPNFFLLNKYYDHYFETSLFLDFGNLWDTFWKNTIRNVSYKIHNYNNPYNMNISTGVQIKWISPVGPISLSYSFPVLYTNKNSLEPLQFNMNYHW
- the frr gene encoding ribosome recycling factor codes for the protein MNTILIQDLKVRMEKSLQSFQNIIYSFRTGRASPNLLDNIAIDYFGKKMPLKKISNITVENSNTLKISVFDYSIIRDIENSILNSKLEISPLVQGNIIKIILPSLTEDRRKNLFKLVRSEAEKTRVNMRNIRRNANERLKKYIKEKTINNDTEHSMQHTIQKITDDYIKKINDILLHKEKEIMQF
- the pyrH gene encoding UMP kinase → MANCMKFIYKRILLKMSGEVIKGVDKVNFKNCLIYNIVKEIRFLVKNGIEISLVIGGGNLFRGSFLSKLGINRVSSDYIGMLSTIINGLFLKDIFERYNIPVCLMSSITIDNVCKKYNLEKAMKLLSNSVVIIFCGGMGNPFFTTDSAACVRAIETNSDIIFKGTKVNGIYSQDPNKYPDAFFYKKLNYQDVLQKEFKVMDLTAFILARDYNIPVHIFNIYHNNILSRILQGNTEGTLITS
- the rpsB gene encoding 30S ribosomal protein S2, with protein sequence MSMISMHDMIKAGVHFGHQTRYWNPKMKPFIFGSRNRVHIINLERTLPMFQSALIELKKIHVRKGKILFVGTKKPASKMIKQSAIFCNQFYVNKRWLGGMLTNWKTVCQSIIRLRELEVQMKDGTLSKLTKKEGLIRSRELLKLENSLGGIKNMHGLPDVLFIIDAKHEKIAIQEANTLGIPVFSIVDTNASPDGIDFIIPGNDDAIRAINLYLKTIVNYISSDIEDIVFQSNK
- the tsf gene encoding translation elongation factor Ts, whose product is MHINKELIKKLRLKSGIGILDCKKALIDSDGNFDKAIVILKKRGYVKAENKIKNSTLRGIIATHVLEQYSCILELNCETDFVEQHANFVQFAQKILYTIHKEKIYHLNLLNDFFKKERLSLIAQFGENIVIRRFSILNGEFLFSYIHRNKIGVLLSSESYNTLVMKKISMHIIANNPDYLKRESIPNAILEREKEIQVDIAMKSGKPEFIAQKIVSGRIEKFIQNICLLEQSCVFDTDIVMKDFLLQNNFKIVQFIRFELGEEI
- a CDS encoding proline--tRNA ligase — translated: MRTSKYLLYTIKEIPHNTDSISYQLMLRAGIIRKSAVGLYTWLPSGLRVLKKINNIIRYEMNKLGAIEVSFPIMQTDILWKKSNRLKKYGKELIQLYDRNNNRFILSPTYEEMATDFIKNEIKSYKKLPIILYQIQKKFRDERRPRSGTIRAREFIMKDAYSFHENINSLNNTYFQMYQTYINIFKKMNLIFYPVKAESGIMGGKYSHEFQSLSKNGEDQIIIHNNKIKCKNNFCIYAENIKYVRNVQHYISENILYNKNEKELQKIFYTMKKKIIKIFIIKILLRKKYQFIGLIIKGENTLNIKKINKINIFHLNKKKIFFANSTEIKKIINNNNSINLIIPLITDPNVVYLKEIIPMVIINNIFFTNIILSQNFQYSQIYSIIDTKNSYNTKKIAHCIEIGHIFQIGQKYSRDSNTKINNIHGEQKFIHMGCYGIGITRLVSAIIEQNHDHKGIIWPSNIAPFEVLIIPINFHQCKKIKKISESLYKQCRQYNLEVLLEDREERIGILFNDANLLGIPNIIIINQNTINNNTVEYQERKYLYKKKIINMNNIINIIIQKLKNIKSE
- the fabZ gene encoding 3-hydroxyacyl-ACP dehydratase FabZ, which encodes MKRPFLNFNLHSILNLIPHRYPFLLIDRILSYKNQNSIRVLKNISLNDPLLQGHFPSKFIFPGVLTIESISQSAIALSLLNHPEHNHAHGIYCIIGIEKTRFKKFIIPGDQLIITVTIKKEYKNLFFFKGYVHVNNDLVCYTNIICKYVVNIL